The genome window tacttatatatataatataataagcgtaaaggagataatttggtcgcatggtcctatggtccaaaagctcatattgaacaaataaacaccgttaaattagaacaaaattaaattatgttctataatgaaactgacatctacttgattataattccttttctgaattcaaaacaaattctgtatttcatgtgtttttgattttttttaatccaaaataaatatttcctacaaattttaattgtgaaatcgtataaatcgcaccgttacaaaattatttttatccatcggatcgtatattgaacaaataagcaccgttagattagaacaaaattaacctctgttccataagacaactgatatctacttgcatgtttataattccttttctaaatccaaaacaaattctatatttcacgtgtttatgattttttttaatcaaaaataaatattttctactatttttatttgtataatcatataaatcacaccgtcacaaaattatttttatctaatatattttaaaattaataagcccgatttatgtgaggaacgaatacaaaaactttttctaaatccaaaacaaattctaccattttattgcatgtttatgattcttcttaattcaaaacaaattgtgtttatcaattttaatctcgaaccataaaaaaattttataaaaatatttaaatcacattataataattctaaaataaaatacatttataaatataatctaataggagttggcgtcacatattctacttaaaataatttaaaatttgatagaaagaattttaatactttgacacgatacatacaattttaatttattatttataaattaaattttttcgcaccatttaaaatatatttaaaaagtttataaataattaaaaagctcccatGCCttacgggttataagctagtataagtGCCTGTTTGGGGTTGTGGTTCCAAAccacaacagcagctttttctCAAACCGCTATaaaaaagtgtttggtaaaatcATGTTTTATTATATTCTCGGATTATTGTTGGTACACATGATGGTTGTTgaattttttctaataaaaatttaaatgaaaatatttgaaataaatattgtttaaatgaattttaaagttATATCTTTTTGGTGTTATTAAATTTTgtccaaaaaaatttcattataatatagagacagaaattaaatttgttgagtaatatatattaatagaagaaaaaaattatatatttatatataaaataaatgtaaGTAGTATATTTGGTAAATGTTatagatttttatataatttttaaatgaatataagaattaatattggtgttccaaataaaatagaagtaatctaaatcacataaaaaaatattgtatgtTACTAATAAGGAATtgcttttttttatatttgtgtgtaaaatataaatgatgcgTTACTGTTGAAAATCTTACAGAAATTATGTAGTTTTGTAAATAGAATAtcgtaattttataaaaagccATAAATGTTATTGGTTATACCAATatgattttctattttaaatatgatttttatatcatttcttaaaattatatatattaacagcatattttttttaaaaaaaacctcatacatcatacaaaataatcaattaaattttaaagaaaacagTATTTTATAGTTTTACAGCTGTCAATAGAACCCCAAAAcatgttaataaaatattattttatttataattataactctAAACAGcagtttaacaaaaaatttaccaaacaatttgttttcagcttttactcaaACAGCACATTTGAAATCAAGTTTACCAAACAGTCTCCGCTTTTGTAAACAGCACTTTTGTAAACCGGACTTTTACTCACAACAACAGCAATTTTCAACAGcaatcccaaacagaccctaaattaaaaaaagactAACATCCTTAATCCCACAAGAAGTTACCGAACTTAAAATCATCAGTGTGAACCATGCTCCGCGAAAATAAAGCACATGCTGTTAGAAATAAATCAATTGTGATATCAAACTCACGACGACATTGTGTCATGGCACGATGCCTCTTATGAGAAAGACAGACAGACAGCAGCTTACTGTTCTTCCGTCCTTTCCTCTGGCCTCGAATTTTCCTGCAATCACCGCATCATTCACCACTCCATCACAATATAGCCAGACATATGCAAAAGTAAACGTCATTTTTCTGCAATGTTAGTGGCTAGGGAGATGCAGGAATATACAAGTGCAATGTGGAAGAGAGTTAAGATGTTATGTTTcggttattaaattttaaaatccaattGTTCATCTGCAAAATAAGCATTAccaatttgagtcaatttgtaACGTAAATCAAAAGACACTTGAACTTGAGCTGGCTAGAACAGCCTATCGATCTATCATGTGGCATGAATTTCTTACAGAAAcgtcttaaaaatttcagggcATATAAAACTCAACAGGTTTAACATATGATGTGaacattctttttttttttttgttgctaaaatGATATGAATGTTCTTCCCTAGAAGAAAGAATCAAATGTAAACcgaatgaaatataaaatacacgGTATGTCCCATCAGAAAGCATGGTTTGGGAGAGTAAGATGTGCACATTATTAGTTACACTTTCTCCGTAGTTGATGATATAGTGTAGGAGGAGGGGGAGAGTGGGGGGTGCTCAAACTATAGAACTCTTCTAGCACTGCTCGGGACTTCCTTGGAGACAAAGTTCAGTTGCTGGCCAAATTGTTCGCGTGAAGAATTAGATCTGTCAACTACTTCACCAATGGCCCCATAAGAAGACATGAAACAGGAAAACAATGGTTTTTAGCGCATGAAGGCACTCGCAATAGGCGAATATCAGAAAGTATAATGGGTTCTGAGCATcctgctatttacttgcttatATTCGTTCCACTTTGGTATTGACATGATTCCTCCAAGACAAGTTCTTGATTTGGATTTACATGAGAGGAAACTGGTTTAAAGTATCCTTGCCTTATTACTTGCTTCTTATCACTTCCTAGACTTTAAACTGACTATTCAAGTGCTGATATCCCTTCATAACTAAACAACCTTGTAAATCCAAATAACTTTGCACCCACAATTAACTAGCAGATTTTAACTGCGAGACCTTTGACTTATAGCCTAGTGAACACTTCCATTATAgggcatttgataaaaaaaaacatttcatAAATGTTAATGGTTCGAACCTTGTCCGAGACGATGCAGGCGGGTGAATGTCCTTAGTTATCAAAGAAATACATTCCCTCCTGTCTAGAATTTCAGGCTTTGGCAGTCTTTAGGAAACTCGAGAAGTCCTGCATCAGATTCTCCAATGTAGCTTAATTGTGTCAATGCCACATTTGGACTCTACTGACTTATATGACCAACTCCTACATGTGTGACGGCCTCAGGAAAAATATACATAGAACTTGACTGCAATATCTAAAAGGGCTCAAAGCCCATGGTCAAGTTGCAAATCGGTTGATACTTGTTTCTAATCAAGCAACACCAATACAGCACAATCCATGTAAATCTTTCTGTGCGAAGGCAACTTCAACATCAAGcaattataatcaaaataatttcgCAGGTTGTCATACTCTTTACGATCATTTATCATAACTCTCTAAGGTTCCATCCATGTTCAGCACCTAGACtgctttttttttcttatatcaTTCAAACTCgtactttttaaaaaaagattaaacATCAATACCAAACCGAACGGAATCCATAGCACATTACTCAAAACAAATACAGTTTTAAAACTAAACACCGATACCAAACTGAACGGTATCCACAGTAGAGAATTTCAAACGAATACACTGGTTTTGACCCAGCGAAGCAGCAATATTTTTACACAAataaacagacatttttcagtttaagtCAGAAATGGCTTAAAGTCCGGGTTTTAAGCCAAGACAAAATGCTCTATATTCCTTAATAAAGCTAACTCAAAAAGAGATCGCAAAATTCTCCAAGATATTCTAGTAGAGACTACACCCATTGTAAAAATCGGCAATGAGGATAAATCGGTGGAGGTACTCATTAGGGATTAATCGAATGATTGAGGATTAATTAAAATCGGATTAAAAATcagatattttataatattaaaataatgtttgataaattaatataatttagtacataatctatcatttaaaaaaattatagtgattaatcggattttGAAAATCGAATCAGGGAGACACCTTACATGAGATTAATTGGCTGAATTAAGGATTTTTATATGCCCAgttaaaaaatgattttgtaTCAGACTCTCCAGTATGTTAAAAACATTAACATATTCATATGCTTTTAAAATGTTGTGACAAGTGAGAATCTAAATCTAGTTAAGTTAGTTTACATCTGATCGGATATTTGGATTATCTGGTGTGGGGAAAAACCTGAGTGCTGGTTAACTTTAGTAGGTGGATTTGAAATATAGTACAGactgtaataaaataaaaatagtggtTAAAATGTTGGGTAGCACATCTTTTGGTCTTACTATGCGGCTTTGTAACCTCGTCAAGAAAAGGAGGAAGAAGAAACTGACGAAGCGTGCACATTTTGGACCGTTGGTGTCAATCAGATTTATCCAATTCCTCCAGGATTAATTATTGGCCACCACGTTCTACACACTCAACTAATAGTCGGCTTCATACAGCCGGCCAGCAAAATATAGGATCGCGTTCTAAAAAGAACAATTTCGCGCTTCATCACGTGAATATAGAATCCCGCTCTAAAAAAGACATTTTCATGCTTCATTACTACGATAAATGAAAGATTGTTGAATGAGCGAGATATGGATAATAGCTCTAAGAACAacattatcattatcatgctTTATTACCATGATAGATGAAAGATGGTTGAATGAGCGAGATATGGATAACAATGAAACAGTCATTATCAGTTAAATCCAGAAAACCAGAAAGAAACAATAACATTTTGGCCAAATACTCTTGGATATATTAAAACAATCAGATTCTTTGTTTCTGATTGTGACCTGCCCACAAAATCCTACAGCCAATCCCAGAGCCAACTGGCATTAGATTGGCCATTAGAGTATTGCAGAAGGGGCTGTGTAGATTTATTGAAGAATGATGGCAGGCATGCAACAAGCATTTTGCATTATAAATTCCTGTATCCAATCATCAAATTATCTGCAACTGAAATAAAGAATAATTCAAATTGATATCTACGGCCGATTAAAGCTTTGATGCTGAAACAACAATTACTTGCCTGGATATAAGGCGCTAAGTCGATACAAGCTTATTACATGTCAAAAAGCTACAAGAGTGTTTCGACGATTACCTAGTAAAACAAACTTATTACATGTCCAAAAGCTACAAGAGTGCTTCCTCGATTACCTAGTAAAACACACTTATTACATGTCAAAAATCCACTCAGACCAAGGGGGGAGGGGGAGTTAAAGTTAAACAGAAAGATACATGAGCCTATCAACTCAATTGACTACTGAAGAAGACAGGGAAAGTGTACTAACTCGGTGGAAACTATATATACAGTACAGTTTTATGGGGAGAGCGGAATAACTGTATCCGGAAAATCTGTCCTCTGACCAGCAAGGGAATAATAAGCAAGTATATGGGCGGGATGCTCACATTCTAGAGGCTCCCCATGGTCACCAACCCCAGCATCTCGTCTTGCAGGAATTAGTTCAATGTTCCAAAACGGACGTGCCATTGCCAAGAGATCTGTATTTGTAGGACTCGCTCTGTAGCCTTGCACCCACAAGTACCTCAGAGAAGTTAGCTGCAACACCGCAAATGCCAAAGCACTTTCACTGAAACAACAGCCCCTCATTTCTAGTTTTTGTAACCTTGGGCAGCCTCTAGAGAATGCTAAAAGTCCTGCATCTGACTCCCCTACATAGCCCAGAAGCATCCAACTTATATTTTGGCTGTACTGTCCTATATAACTAAGACCCTCATCTGTCAAGCCTCCGGGACGAAGATACAGAGCAAACCTTCTAAGCTTAAGGCAACCCTGTAATAGAGCTCTAACACCATAGTCTAGCGGTAAATCTGTTATATTTTCTTCTTGGTCAAGCAAGACCAATCGAAAATCACAGAGGTTTTTAAGATGAGAGCCCATGGATACTAGAGATGCATTAGTGATATCTGACACGTATACAGCCAGATATTCCAATTCAAGACAACCTTCTGCCAAAGCCGTCAGCCCTCTTTGTGAAACTATTCCATCCACATCTTCCATTTCCTGTTCATCAGCACCTCGCTCTATCCTAAGCCTTTTCAGCTTCTTGCAACAACGACCAAGAACTTCTAATCCTCTATCACCAATCACATTTCTAGTCTGTCCAAATGGAAGATAAAGgcaaaagagaaagaaaatttatttagtttttgtcCAACATTTTTACCACCCTACAAAGAATAAAGTAGCCATATATTGACATTTACAGTCTGGCACATTATAAATTCACAGGGACTTACCTATTGTATAATATGAATGACCTAAGCAGATAAAAAGTTAACCAGATGAACTACAAAATTTATAAGGATTACCTCCTACAAATTAGATGAAATTCATATAGGAAACCAAAACCTTAGAAACACATGAAAATCACTCGAGCAAGTCGAGATAAGAGACTGATCAACTGATGCATTTAATTAGAGCACCTCtatttcatatgtattataCTTGTTTGCTTGTGGGGAGAAGGGAAATGGAACTGACAATATGCCGACAAAAAGCTAATATGTTCCAAGAGGATAAGACTCACGTACGTCGCGAGAAATATGTTTTCATTCAAATACAGAAACTTTCAGCTGCACGATAATTGCAATATGTTTAGTAATTTACCTCAAGAATTTCCAAGTTCGGGCATTTCTGAAGTAAGCGACAATGGTCCTCTGTGTCAAGGAGAGCATAGAGAAGATCCAATTTTTTCAAGCGGGATGCAAAAGAATAAAGTATAGGCATTTCATGCTTCCCCATGTAAGTAAGACCCAAGAAGCATAATTTTGGAGGAATTGGCACACGAAAATACTGTTCTGGTTGATCATTGAAAGAACCTCCAGCAAACTCTTCTAGTGAGGTGGCAGCACTTAGGAAACCAACAAGATCTAAAATTTCACAATCGCTAATTTTGAGAGACACTAAAGAACGACAATTCCTGCCTATTGATTCAAGATCTGCAAAGCTGACTTTAGTGAGATCGGTCATGTAAAAGTTCAGTGTTTCGAGGACTTTATTGTGCAAAGAAAGCTGGTGGAGCCATTCACCGTCCTTTTCGACGATTGCGCTCTCCTCCAAATACAAAGTTCTTAGATTCCTGATTTATAATGCACACAAACAAACATATAAATAGTTAAGATTAGAAGACGAACAATATAAATAACTCTACATAGTACACATACAACAGTTCTACTTCCAACAAATGTAACTCAACTCCCCGTAAATACGATTGATACATACCAGTAAAAAGCCCTGGAAATGAAGACATATCACcagaattataaattataagagAAACTATATAGTCATATAAACTAGATTCACTGTTTACGGATTTCTATTCCATATCCATGATTCCTAAATCTCTCAGCATATCAGACACctgaattttcaaaataaacatCTGAACATATTAATACGAATCACGAACCATTTTACCCTGCAATCCACCCGAATTTACTAAAAACATAGAATTGAACATAAAATGCACCCTATTATCTGAAAATCAAAATACAGctagcaaataaaaaaaaatcacgaaTACATCTAGCTATAAAGTTATAGCAAACAGATATTTCGATTCACAGAGTAGGCAGGCTAAGATAGTTTGTACACGTACATATATAAGACTAAAGTTAGTTAGTTGGCCTAATTTTGTATTAATGTGATGAGATATGATTAAGAATCATACCCACAACCGCGAGTGATATGCAACAACCCATCTGTACTAAACCCTGAGCATTTATCAAGCTTCAACACATGAATTTTCCCTCCACGCGCCTCTGCAAGCACTCTTAAATCCTCATCTTTCACAATCATTCTTCGAAAATGAAGCGATTTCAGGCAAACGAAATTGTGGCAAAACACATCGACCCAGGGCTTGACATAGCCTCCCCAGTCTTCAGGAATCAAGTTGAACATGGCAGCGCGTGGCTTGCCTTTGAGTTTGACAGACTCTATGTGCTGGAAGCGTTTGAGTAGCTGGTGAGGAGTGGAGGTGTAGCAAAGGGCGATGGTGATGTGCTTGCGAGTGAGCGCGTCGAGGTCGTACCAGCTGCGGCAGACGGTGGAGACTGAGTCACGGTCACGAGGGTCGGTGAGGTAGGGGATGAGGCATTCGAAGACTGTGTCGGAGAAGGCGGTGGTGCTGCGAGTGGTGGGTGGAGGAGGAGGTGTGTTCTCCATTTGTAGAGagaggggagggagagagactcagagagagagagggggtgaAGTGggagtgtgagagagagaggtgaAGTGAGActagagagagagggggagagaggtgAAGTGagactgagagagagagagaaatagAAAGAGAGACTCAGAGAGAGAAAGGGAGAGAGGTGAAGTGagactgagagagagagagggagagagaaataaaaaagagagactcgcagagagagagagagggagagaggtgaAGTGAGACCAGAGAGAAATAGAAAGAGAGAccaagagagagagggagggaccGAGGGAGAGAGGTGAAGTGAGActcagagagagagaaagagggagagagagagggaggggtgAAGTGAGACTCGGGGAGGGGGAGTAGTGAATGAAACGGAAAGTGTAGTGAGCTATGTATGCTGTGTTGGGTAGTGTAGGTAATGGGCTTTAGTTTCCCCGTTATATAagccaaaatatatatatcaacgtCCCACACGTAACACCCGCTTTGTCAAGATTTTAAGTAAACTAAATATAAgggaaaattgatttttttgtcaccgaacttattatgtttttaaaaacttgtaattcaactaattttttttttcttttagtcactcatgttaggttcggaatttttttttaccactaaacttaggttcggatttgattattaccattatattaattatttgtagtattattaaaataaagtgataacctgtaatattttggtgatttgatatatgtctatctttatatatagtacttttatgtacccaagatcgtttatcttcggtgataagagttaaacacgcattttacggtttctaaaagtgtactctcataaattattttatttttattccgaataaaaatttagtgtttgaatttttatacgcaaaaagaaaatctcataaatcatcgaagattaagttttcctctctatttatttatctttctcttgaaattataataagataaagttattaaaaattatgaggatatatttaagagagatcttaggctgaactaggtgattgaaactttaatagtgaaagatgatgcatcgtatcactcaattagactttattttatcatggagagcataaattatttgaaatcatTGATTCTATACtgatgatttattgaatttctacaattctaattacgatttttcctgattttaatattatatcacctcattttatgttattattgctataaacaaagatataaacatacatcatattatcaaaagattatatactatcactatgtattaatgatactacaaaaaaatatcataatgctaataatcatatctgaacctaagttagtggctaaaaacaaatccaaacctaacatcagtgactaaaaggaaaaaaattttagtagagtggcaagtttctaaaaacataataagtttggtgacaaaaaaatctattttccctaaatATAACTAACAGCGTCTCTAGCATATCAGTTAAATGAGGTTTTGAGTTATAATtttgagaaatatatatataaaagtttattCGGGTTGAGTCTCTTTTCATTCTTTGAACGTTAGGAtccaattttcatttttcataaatatataatcaactCATTCctc of Daucus carota subsp. sativus chromosome 3, DH1 v3.0, whole genome shotgun sequence contains these proteins:
- the LOC108210578 gene encoding coronatine-insensitive protein 1; this translates as MENTPPPPPTTRSTTAFSDTVFECLIPYLTDPRDRDSVSTVCRSWYDLDALTRKHITIALCYTSTPHQLLKRFQHIESVKLKGKPRAAMFNLIPEDWGGYVKPWVDVFCHNFVCLKSLHFRRMIVKDEDLRVLAEARGGKIHVLKLDKCSGFSTDGLLHITRGCGNLRTLYLEESAIVEKDGEWLHQLSLHNKVLETLNFYMTDLTKVSFADLESIGRNCRSLVSLKISDCEILDLVGFLSAATSLEEFAGGSFNDQPEQYFRVPIPPKLCFLGLTYMGKHEMPILYSFASRLKKLDLLYALLDTEDHCRLLQKCPNLEILETRNVIGDRGLEVLGRCCKKLKRLRIERGADEQEMEDVDGIVSQRGLTALAEGCLELEYLAVYVSDITNASLVSMGSHLKNLCDFRLVLLDQEENITDLPLDYGVRALLQGCLKLRRFALYLRPGGLTDEGLSYIGQYSQNISWMLLGYVGESDAGLLAFSRGCPRLQKLEMRGCCFSESALAFAVLQLTSLRYLWVQGYRASPTNTDLLAMARPFWNIELIPARRDAGVGDHGEPLECEHPAHILAYYSLAGQRTDFPDTVIPLSP